A genomic window from Thunnus thynnus chromosome 12, fThuThy2.1, whole genome shotgun sequence includes:
- the LOC137194469 gene encoding rho GTPase-activating protein 29-like isoform X2 produces the protein MGDVDSGSGLGYPQTRRSRSFDNLSVDPEGYVSEKNDLVGPGVSLSREEEVDLTLLKNDSGVESALLYAKAWSKYIKDLLAWMDKRLAMDVEYAKSYAKMAESAKTLASQQDYMPFSDIYISTFKKDIEYNQLLLQTAMALQTNKFIQPLLTRKNELDKLRKDIKEQWQREQKKMQEADASLRKARALKAQRREEYQKAHSSTNRSQEEQSNAGNKQLEKKRRLEEEALQKAEEAQDHYQSCLADAGVRRMDLANAKSTILTQIREMVFQCDLTLKAVTVNWFQMQQTETVTLPAHYQALSESAKLYIPGECYSEFVRNLPRNLPKERVHSDSISSDNTRFVSKRSVGSTHSSHGNLSQASITSCDILSGDEADGPLHRPAKISERRSNSSTDIQVRSQAPLRAWASSSQGGMCSDSESAGGSSESRSMDSPTASPGDFKRRLPRTPSTGTMSSADDLDEREPPSPSDNGLAEMVTETASSPGPFRNAQMSKAAQTHKLRKMRAPSKCRECDSLVVFHGAECEECSLACHKKCLETLAIQCGHKKLQGRLQLFGIDFAQAAKNSPDGIPFIIKKCTSEIESRALNIKGIYRVNGAKSRVEKLCQAFENGKDLVELSDLSPHDISNVLKLYLRQLPEPLILYRYYNDIIGLAKECQRVIVEEADRAQSTQTGEKGGPSVQLNRVIFKIRDLLRQLPITNYSTLRYLIAHLNRVTEQAEENKMTASNLGIIFGPTLVKPRQTDAEVSLSSLVDYPYQALMVELLVRHFQVIFDMSSCSDIATTDQSSPRLTPQEKLQRLSRHSASLMDIKESAKVYKRYSSVIPSSHILDEVQEVQPGTDRTEVSAVDGLNGIPTSTREEVQRSTLVFGRPSTTVPSTTTTTTTTMAPKVQLRTQRTRHVSRPISMPLERLPAPVQISERNNRNTAANTDASSAERDPVSETIQEIPEPEKARHSGSSRVSTYYITPFIDTQAMQRRTWDRKYKHYDVTPRTAMIVANLPPASSGVQPVKATMPITVGPAVTTASLVATTSSVSTIFPNNPYTVSVKPVWTSKRENDTNHSVSESSSSPNLPLTLRAPRTLQPPPGTFYKPPVSLNSRARTLPNWTTTVTTITTTTTTTTPSLTHTNPVQVVTPSPALTSPPQTRLQTQDSTDSAIDPGVSTSSTLSPPQSPPPSSPDDLSPSETKPVYQRLRPRRLQELEHREAHFV, from the exons ATGGGAGATGTGGACAGCGGCTCAGGGTTGGGGTACCCCCAGACCAGGAGAAGCAGG TCTTTTGACAATCTCTCCGTGGATCCTGAGGGATATGTTTCAGAGAAAAATGACCTTGTGG GCCCAGGGGTGTCGTTATCACGGGAGGAAGAAGTTGACTTGACCTTGCTGAAGAATGACAGCGGGGTGGAGTCTGCGCTACTCTATGCCAAGGCCTGGTCCAAGTACATCAAAGACCTTCTTGCCTGGATGGACAAAAGACTGGCTATGG ATGTTGAGTATGCTAAAAGTTATGCCAAAATGGCTGAGTCTGCAAAGACACTGGCAAGTCAACAG GACTACATGCCATTCAGTGATATCTACATTTCCACATTCAAGAAAGACATTGAATACAACCAGCTGCTTCTACAAACTGCAATGGCTCTCCAGACCAATAAATTCATACAG CCTCTTCTGACCCGCAAGAATGAACTGGACAAGCTGAGGAAAGACATCAAAGAGCAGTGGCAGAGGGAGCAAAAGAAAATG CAAGAGGCAGACGCAAGCTTACGTAAGGCACGAGCGCTGAAGGcccagaggagagaggagtacCAGAAAGCCCACTCATCTACCAACCGCTCCCAGGAGGAGCAGTCTAATGCTGGCAACAAACAGttggagaagaagaggaggctgGAAGAAGAGGCACTGCAGAAG GCGGAAGAGGCCCAGGACCACTACCAAAGCTGTTTGGCTGACGCAGGCGTCAGGAGGATGGATCTGGCCAACGCTAAGAGCACCATCCTCACACAAATCAGAGAGATGGTCTTCCAGTGTGACCTCACACTCAAAGCG GTGACAGTGAACTGGTTTCAGATGCAGCAGACAGAGACTGTGACGCTCCCTGCCCATTACCAGGCCCTAAGTGAGAGTGCCAAGTTGTACATACCGGGCGAATGCTATTCCGAGTTTGTCCGGAACCTGCCCAGAAACCTGCCTAAAGAGCGCGTCCACTCAGACTCCATCTCCTCTGACAATACCAG GTTTGTCAGCAAAAGGTCAGTTGGCAGCACTCATTCCTCCCACGGCAACCTGTCCCAGGCATCCATCACCTCCTGCGACATCCTGAGTGGAGACGAGGCGGACGGTCCTCTACACCGGCCTGCAAAGATCAGTGAGCGGAGGtccaacagcagcacagacataCAAG tgaGAAGCCAGGCCCCGCTGAGAGCCTGGGCCTCCAGTAGTCAGGGTGGGATGTGCAGTGACTCGGAGAGCGCCGGAGGCAGCAGCGAGTCGAGGTCCATGGACTCCCCCACCGCCAGTCCAG GTGACTTCAAACGACGTCTGCCCAGAACTCCCTCCACTGGAACTATGTCTTCAGCTGATGACCTGGATGAAAGAGAGCCGCCGTCGCCCTCAGACAATG GTCTGGCTGAGATGGTTACAGAGACGGCCAGTTCTCCCGGTCCCTTCCGCAATGCTCAGATGTCCAAAGCTGCTCAAACCCACAAGCTGAGAAAAATGCGAGCCCCATCTAAATGTAGGGAGTGTGACAGTCTGGTCGTTTTCCATGGCGCTGAGTGTGAGgag TGTTCCCTGGCCTGCCATAAGAAGTGTCTAGAGACGCTCGCCATCCAGTGTGGCCATAAAAAGTTGCAGGGCAGACTACAACTCTTCGGTATCGACTTTGCCCAAGCAGCAAAGAACAGCCCAGACGGAATCCCCTTCATCATCAAGAAGTGCACTTCTGAGATTGAAAGTCGAGCCCTCAACATCAAG gGCATTTACCGTGTGAATGGTGCCAAATCGCGTGTTGAGAAGCTCTGTCAGGCTTTTGAAAATGGGAAGGACTTGGTGGAGCTATCTGACCTCTCACCTCACGACATCAGTAATGTCCTCAAGCTCTACCTGAGACAG TTACCTGAGCCATTGATCCTGTACCGATACTACAATGACATCATCGGCTTGGCTAAAGAGTGCCAGAGAGTGATAGTGGAGGAGGCCGATAGAGCGCAGAGCACCCAGACCGGAGAGAAAGGTGGTCCGAGCGTCCAGCTTAACCGCGTCATTTTCAAGATCAGAGACCTGCTCCGCCAGCTGCCTATAACCAACTACAGCACTCTGCGTTACCTTATTGCACATTTAAACAG AGTGACAGAGCAGGCAGAAGAGAACAAGATGACTGCGAGTAACCTGGGCATTATCTTTGGCCCCACGCTGGTGAAGCCACGGCAGACAGATGCCGAGGTGTCCCTGTCCTCCCTGGTGGACTACCCCTACCAGGCCCTGATGGTGGAGTTGCTGGTGCGACACTTCCAAGTCATCTTTGATATGTCGTCCTGCTCTGACATCGCCACCACTGATCAGTCGTCCCCCAGACTCACTCCCCAGGAGAAGCTGCAGCGGCTCAGCAGACACTCCGCCTCCCTGATGGACATCAAAGag AGTGCCAAAGTGTACAAGCGATACTCATCAGTCATCCCATCCTCACACATCTTGGATGAGGTTCAGGAGGTCCAGCCAGGAACAGACAGAACGGAGGTCTCAGCCGTGGACGGACTCAATGGGATCCCGACATCTACTCGAGAGGAAGTCCAGAGATCAACCTTAGTGTTTGGCCGTCCCAGCACCACCgtcccctccaccaccaccaccaccaccaccaccatggcACCAAAGGTCCAGCTACGAACCCAGCGCACTAGACATGTGTCTCGGCCGATCAGCATGCCACTGGAACGCCTGCCCGCTCCCGTCCAGATCAGCGAGAGGAACAACCGAAACACTGCTGCCAACACTGACGCGAGCTCAGCTGAGCGGGACCCTGTTTCTGAAACTATACAGGAGATACCAGAGCCAGAAAAGGCTCGGCACAGTGGCTCTTCCAGAGTTAGCACCTACTACATCACACCCTTCATTGACACACAGGCAATGCAGAGGAGAACATGGGACAGGAAGTACAAGCACTATGATGTTACACCCAGGACTGCTATGATAGTGGCCAACCTGCCACCTGCCAGCTCTGGAGTGCAACCGGTAAAGGCAACGATGCCTATCACCGTTGGCCCAGCAGTGACCACTGCCTCTCTGGTCGCTACCACAAGTAGTGTTAGCACCATATTCCCCAACAACCCCTACACAGTGTCAGTCAAGCCTGTCTGGACGTCTAAAAGGGAAAATGACACAAATCATTCAGTCAGTGAGTCTAGCAGCTCACCAAACCTTCCGCTAACGCTCAGGGCACCAAGGACTCTGCAGCCTCCTCCTGGGACTTTCTACAAGCCCCCTGTTTCCCTAAACAGCAGAGCTAGGACGCTTCCGAACTGGACTACTACtgtcaccaccatcaccaccaccaccaccaccaccaccccctcactcactcacaccaACCCCGTCCAGGTAGTCACCCCGTCCCCCGCCCTTACCAGCCCCCCACAGACACGGCTCCAGACACAGGACTCCACAGACAGTGCCATTGACCCCGGGGTCTCGACCTCCTCTACCCTTTCACCCCCCCAGTCCCCACCCCCGAGCAGCCCCGATGACCTCAGCCCCAGTGAGACAAAACCCGTCTACCAAAGACTGCGACCTCGGCGGCTGCAGGAGCTCGAACACAGAGAGGCTCATTTTGTCtga
- the LOC137194469 gene encoding rho GTPase-activating protein 29-like isoform X1 gives MHRKSSSGSNGSGEMKNTQGLPRHHSRPHTGSLSAGSTKTWDMGRNSKTPNPLSSMGITFRLAGDSGVDPEYVIQLVNDVRWFADVLLNLKEAFQCKESQEDLQQVVQERLAELLRVLKAVIGKHQTLNSVDILGTAGTVIAKVKGVNFKEVNPENKKAIFGEIHTSIDTLAFTFGNVVSDFLMGDVDSGSGLGYPQTRRSRSFDNLSVDPEGYVSEKNDLVGPGVSLSREEEVDLTLLKNDSGVESALLYAKAWSKYIKDLLAWMDKRLAMDVEYAKSYAKMAESAKTLASQQDYMPFSDIYISTFKKDIEYNQLLLQTAMALQTNKFIQPLLTRKNELDKLRKDIKEQWQREQKKMQEADASLRKARALKAQRREEYQKAHSSTNRSQEEQSNAGNKQLEKKRRLEEEALQKAEEAQDHYQSCLADAGVRRMDLANAKSTILTQIREMVFQCDLTLKAVTVNWFQMQQTETVTLPAHYQALSESAKLYIPGECYSEFVRNLPRNLPKERVHSDSISSDNTRFVSKRSVGSTHSSHGNLSQASITSCDILSGDEADGPLHRPAKISERRSNSSTDIQVRSQAPLRAWASSSQGGMCSDSESAGGSSESRSMDSPTASPGDFKRRLPRTPSTGTMSSADDLDEREPPSPSDNGLAEMVTETASSPGPFRNAQMSKAAQTHKLRKMRAPSKCRECDSLVVFHGAECEECSLACHKKCLETLAIQCGHKKLQGRLQLFGIDFAQAAKNSPDGIPFIIKKCTSEIESRALNIKGIYRVNGAKSRVEKLCQAFENGKDLVELSDLSPHDISNVLKLYLRQLPEPLILYRYYNDIIGLAKECQRVIVEEADRAQSTQTGEKGGPSVQLNRVIFKIRDLLRQLPITNYSTLRYLIAHLNRVTEQAEENKMTASNLGIIFGPTLVKPRQTDAEVSLSSLVDYPYQALMVELLVRHFQVIFDMSSCSDIATTDQSSPRLTPQEKLQRLSRHSASLMDIKESAKVYKRYSSVIPSSHILDEVQEVQPGTDRTEVSAVDGLNGIPTSTREEVQRSTLVFGRPSTTVPSTTTTTTTTMAPKVQLRTQRTRHVSRPISMPLERLPAPVQISERNNRNTAANTDASSAERDPVSETIQEIPEPEKARHSGSSRVSTYYITPFIDTQAMQRRTWDRKYKHYDVTPRTAMIVANLPPASSGVQPVKATMPITVGPAVTTASLVATTSSVSTIFPNNPYTVSVKPVWTSKRENDTNHSVSESSSSPNLPLTLRAPRTLQPPPGTFYKPPVSLNSRARTLPNWTTTVTTITTTTTTTTPSLTHTNPVQVVTPSPALTSPPQTRLQTQDSTDSAIDPGVSTSSTLSPPQSPPPSSPDDLSPSETKPVYQRLRPRRLQELEHREAHFV, from the exons AGAGTCAGGAAGATCTCCAGCAGGTGGTCCAGGAACGTTTGGCAGAGTTGCTCCGAGTCCTCAAGGCTGTCATCGGCAAACATCAGACCCTCAACTCGGTGGACATCCTAGGAACGGCCGGCACTGTCATCgccaaggtcaaag GCGTTAACTTCAAGGAAGTgaacccagaaaacaaaaaagctaTATTTGGCGAGATACACACATCTATTGACACTTTGGCATTCACATTCGGCAATGT AGTTTCTGACTTCCTTATGGGAGATGTGGACAGCGGCTCAGGGTTGGGGTACCCCCAGACCAGGAGAAGCAGG TCTTTTGACAATCTCTCCGTGGATCCTGAGGGATATGTTTCAGAGAAAAATGACCTTGTGG GCCCAGGGGTGTCGTTATCACGGGAGGAAGAAGTTGACTTGACCTTGCTGAAGAATGACAGCGGGGTGGAGTCTGCGCTACTCTATGCCAAGGCCTGGTCCAAGTACATCAAAGACCTTCTTGCCTGGATGGACAAAAGACTGGCTATGG ATGTTGAGTATGCTAAAAGTTATGCCAAAATGGCTGAGTCTGCAAAGACACTGGCAAGTCAACAG GACTACATGCCATTCAGTGATATCTACATTTCCACATTCAAGAAAGACATTGAATACAACCAGCTGCTTCTACAAACTGCAATGGCTCTCCAGACCAATAAATTCATACAG CCTCTTCTGACCCGCAAGAATGAACTGGACAAGCTGAGGAAAGACATCAAAGAGCAGTGGCAGAGGGAGCAAAAGAAAATG CAAGAGGCAGACGCAAGCTTACGTAAGGCACGAGCGCTGAAGGcccagaggagagaggagtacCAGAAAGCCCACTCATCTACCAACCGCTCCCAGGAGGAGCAGTCTAATGCTGGCAACAAACAGttggagaagaagaggaggctgGAAGAAGAGGCACTGCAGAAG GCGGAAGAGGCCCAGGACCACTACCAAAGCTGTTTGGCTGACGCAGGCGTCAGGAGGATGGATCTGGCCAACGCTAAGAGCACCATCCTCACACAAATCAGAGAGATGGTCTTCCAGTGTGACCTCACACTCAAAGCG GTGACAGTGAACTGGTTTCAGATGCAGCAGACAGAGACTGTGACGCTCCCTGCCCATTACCAGGCCCTAAGTGAGAGTGCCAAGTTGTACATACCGGGCGAATGCTATTCCGAGTTTGTCCGGAACCTGCCCAGAAACCTGCCTAAAGAGCGCGTCCACTCAGACTCCATCTCCTCTGACAATACCAG GTTTGTCAGCAAAAGGTCAGTTGGCAGCACTCATTCCTCCCACGGCAACCTGTCCCAGGCATCCATCACCTCCTGCGACATCCTGAGTGGAGACGAGGCGGACGGTCCTCTACACCGGCCTGCAAAGATCAGTGAGCGGAGGtccaacagcagcacagacataCAAG tgaGAAGCCAGGCCCCGCTGAGAGCCTGGGCCTCCAGTAGTCAGGGTGGGATGTGCAGTGACTCGGAGAGCGCCGGAGGCAGCAGCGAGTCGAGGTCCATGGACTCCCCCACCGCCAGTCCAG GTGACTTCAAACGACGTCTGCCCAGAACTCCCTCCACTGGAACTATGTCTTCAGCTGATGACCTGGATGAAAGAGAGCCGCCGTCGCCCTCAGACAATG GTCTGGCTGAGATGGTTACAGAGACGGCCAGTTCTCCCGGTCCCTTCCGCAATGCTCAGATGTCCAAAGCTGCTCAAACCCACAAGCTGAGAAAAATGCGAGCCCCATCTAAATGTAGGGAGTGTGACAGTCTGGTCGTTTTCCATGGCGCTGAGTGTGAGgag TGTTCCCTGGCCTGCCATAAGAAGTGTCTAGAGACGCTCGCCATCCAGTGTGGCCATAAAAAGTTGCAGGGCAGACTACAACTCTTCGGTATCGACTTTGCCCAAGCAGCAAAGAACAGCCCAGACGGAATCCCCTTCATCATCAAGAAGTGCACTTCTGAGATTGAAAGTCGAGCCCTCAACATCAAG gGCATTTACCGTGTGAATGGTGCCAAATCGCGTGTTGAGAAGCTCTGTCAGGCTTTTGAAAATGGGAAGGACTTGGTGGAGCTATCTGACCTCTCACCTCACGACATCAGTAATGTCCTCAAGCTCTACCTGAGACAG TTACCTGAGCCATTGATCCTGTACCGATACTACAATGACATCATCGGCTTGGCTAAAGAGTGCCAGAGAGTGATAGTGGAGGAGGCCGATAGAGCGCAGAGCACCCAGACCGGAGAGAAAGGTGGTCCGAGCGTCCAGCTTAACCGCGTCATTTTCAAGATCAGAGACCTGCTCCGCCAGCTGCCTATAACCAACTACAGCACTCTGCGTTACCTTATTGCACATTTAAACAG AGTGACAGAGCAGGCAGAAGAGAACAAGATGACTGCGAGTAACCTGGGCATTATCTTTGGCCCCACGCTGGTGAAGCCACGGCAGACAGATGCCGAGGTGTCCCTGTCCTCCCTGGTGGACTACCCCTACCAGGCCCTGATGGTGGAGTTGCTGGTGCGACACTTCCAAGTCATCTTTGATATGTCGTCCTGCTCTGACATCGCCACCACTGATCAGTCGTCCCCCAGACTCACTCCCCAGGAGAAGCTGCAGCGGCTCAGCAGACACTCCGCCTCCCTGATGGACATCAAAGag AGTGCCAAAGTGTACAAGCGATACTCATCAGTCATCCCATCCTCACACATCTTGGATGAGGTTCAGGAGGTCCAGCCAGGAACAGACAGAACGGAGGTCTCAGCCGTGGACGGACTCAATGGGATCCCGACATCTACTCGAGAGGAAGTCCAGAGATCAACCTTAGTGTTTGGCCGTCCCAGCACCACCgtcccctccaccaccaccaccaccaccaccaccatggcACCAAAGGTCCAGCTACGAACCCAGCGCACTAGACATGTGTCTCGGCCGATCAGCATGCCACTGGAACGCCTGCCCGCTCCCGTCCAGATCAGCGAGAGGAACAACCGAAACACTGCTGCCAACACTGACGCGAGCTCAGCTGAGCGGGACCCTGTTTCTGAAACTATACAGGAGATACCAGAGCCAGAAAAGGCTCGGCACAGTGGCTCTTCCAGAGTTAGCACCTACTACATCACACCCTTCATTGACACACAGGCAATGCAGAGGAGAACATGGGACAGGAAGTACAAGCACTATGATGTTACACCCAGGACTGCTATGATAGTGGCCAACCTGCCACCTGCCAGCTCTGGAGTGCAACCGGTAAAGGCAACGATGCCTATCACCGTTGGCCCAGCAGTGACCACTGCCTCTCTGGTCGCTACCACAAGTAGTGTTAGCACCATATTCCCCAACAACCCCTACACAGTGTCAGTCAAGCCTGTCTGGACGTCTAAAAGGGAAAATGACACAAATCATTCAGTCAGTGAGTCTAGCAGCTCACCAAACCTTCCGCTAACGCTCAGGGCACCAAGGACTCTGCAGCCTCCTCCTGGGACTTTCTACAAGCCCCCTGTTTCCCTAAACAGCAGAGCTAGGACGCTTCCGAACTGGACTACTACtgtcaccaccatcaccaccaccaccaccaccaccaccccctcactcactcacaccaACCCCGTCCAGGTAGTCACCCCGTCCCCCGCCCTTACCAGCCCCCCACAGACACGGCTCCAGACACAGGACTCCACAGACAGTGCCATTGACCCCGGGGTCTCGACCTCCTCTACCCTTTCACCCCCCCAGTCCCCACCCCCGAGCAGCCCCGATGACCTCAGCCCCAGTGAGACAAAACCCGTCTACCAAAGACTGCGACCTCGGCGGCTGCAGGAGCTCGAACACAGAGAGGCTCATTTTGTCtga